A region from the Vicia villosa cultivar HV-30 ecotype Madison, WI linkage group LG3, Vvil1.0, whole genome shotgun sequence genome encodes:
- the LOC131660723 gene encoding copper-transporting ATPase PAA2, chloroplastic-like, with protein MATQLLKLSLSSPPNLSFNYTLNLNHHHHFTSLLPSKRRRYHHLNHRQITRPCFSVSNSISTEILSLESSLLQSPPQIKDSPVLLDVTGMMCGGCVSRVKTILSADDRVDSVVVNMLTETAAVKLKRLEEEHASVAESLALRLSECGFPTKKRESGLGVAENVRKWKELVKKKEELLAKSRNRVALAWTLVALCCGSHASHIFHSFGIHIAHGPVMEFLHNSYVKGGLALSALLGPGRELLFDGLNALKKGSPNMNSLVGFGSIAAFIISSISLLNPGLAWDASFFDEPVMLLGFVLLGRSLEEKARIQASSDMNELLSLISTQSRLVITSSEGSLSTDSVLSSDSICVEVPTDDIRVGDSVLVLPGETIPIDGRVVAGRSVVDESMLTGESLPVFKEEGLTVSAGTINWDGPLRIESTSTGSNTMISKIVRMVEDAQSREAPVQRLADSIAGPFVFSIMTLSAATFAFWYFFGTHIFPDVLLNDIAGPEGDPLLLSLKLSVDVLVVSCPCALGLATPTAILVGTSLGARKGLLIRGGDVLERLAGVNYIALDKTGTLTRGKPVVSAIGSIEYGESEILQIAAAVEKTASHPIAKAITNKAESLELVLPLTKGQIVEPGFGTLAEIDGRLVAVGSLEWVCDRFKTRMNPSALMNLERALMNHSSSTSSSKYSKTVVYVGREGEGIIGAIAISDIVREDAESTVMRLKKKGIKTVLLSGDREEAVAIIAETVGIENNFVKASLSPQQKSAFISSLKAAGHRVAMVGDGINDAPSLAAADVGIALQNEAQENAASDAASIILLGNKISQVIDALDLAQATMAKVYQNLSWAVAYNVIAIPIAAGVLLPQFDFAMTPSLSGGLMAMSSILVVSNSLLLKLHGSQTSGKGTLQ; from the exons ATGGCAACTCAACTCCTAAAGCTTTCCCTCTCCTCGCCACCTAACCTTTCTTTCAATTACACACTCAATCTCAATCACCACCACCACTTCACTTCTCTACTACCCTCAAAACGACGTCGCTACCACCACCTTAACCACCGCCAAATTACCCGCCCATGCTTCTCCGTCTCGAACTCAATCAGCACTGAAATTCTTTCACTAGAATCATCTCTTCTCCAATCCCCGCCACAAATCAAAGACTCGCCGGTTCTTCTCGATGTCACCGGAATGATGTGCGGCGGCTGCGTCTCCCGAGTCAAAACCATTCTCTCCGCCGACGACCGAGTAGACTCCGTCGTGGTCAACATGTTGACCGAAACCGCAGCTGTTAAGCTTAAACGCCTCGAAGAGGAACACGCGAGCGTTGCCGAGAGCCTTGCTCTGCGACTGAGCGAATGCGGGTTTCCGACTAAGAAGAGGGAGTCTGGTTTGGGAGTGGCGGAAAATGTTAGGAAGTGGAAGGAAttggtgaagaagaaggaggaaCTTCTCGCCAAGAGCCGTAACCGCGTCGCTTTGGCTTGGACTCTGGTCGCACTCTGCTGTGGATCGCATGCTTCGCATATTTTTCATTCTTTCGGGATTCATATTGCTCATG GACCGGTTATGGAATTTCTTCATAATTCATATGTGAAAGGTGGATTAGCTTTGAGCGCGTTATTGGGACCTGGAAGAG AGTTACTCTTTGATGGTCTAAATGCTTTGAAGAAAGGGTCGCCAAATATGAACTCTCTCGTGGGATTTGGTTCAATAGCTGCTTTCATCATCAGTTCG ATCTCACTACTGAATCCCGGGCTGGCATGGGATGCATCATTCTTTGATGAACCG GTCATGCTTCTTGGTTTCGTGCTTCTAGGACGTTCTCTAGAAGAAAAAGCAAGGATTCAGGCGTCTAGTGATATGAATGAATTACTT TCACTAATATCTACTCAGTCAAGACTTGTCATTACATCATCAGAAGGTTCCCTATCTACTGACAGTGTGCTGAGCTCTGATTCAATTTGTGTGGAAGTTCCAACTGACGATATTCGCGTAGGAGACTCAGTGTTGGTGTTGCCTGGAGAAACTATTCCTATAGAT GGAAGGGTCGTTGCAGGAAGAAGCGTTGTGGACGAATCCATGCTTACAGGAGAATCACTTCCTGTATTTAAGGAGGAAGGCCTCACAGTTTCAGCAGGAACTATAAACTGG GATGGTCCTTTAAGGATTGAATCTACTTCAACTGGCTCCAACACAATGATATCCAAGATTGTACGCATG GTTGAGGATGCTCAATCACGTGAAGCACCTGTTCAAAGGCTTGCAGATTCAATAGCAGGGCCATTTGTATTTAGCATAATGACTCTCTCAGCAGCAACATTTGCATTTTG GTATTTTTTTGGAACACACATATTTCCTGATGTTTTGCTCAATGATATTGCGGGCCCGGAAGGAGATCCTCTGCTTTTAAGTTTAAAACTCTCTGTAGATGTTTTG GTTGTTTCTTGTCCATGTGCGCTGGGTCTTGCCACACCAACAGCAATCCTAGTTGGCACCTCACTTG GCGCAAGAAAAGGACTTCTAATCAGAGGAGGGGATGTGCTAGAACGCTTGGCCGGAGTAAATTATATTGCTCTAGATAAG ACAGGAACCCTTACCAGAGGAAAACCAGTTGTTTCTGCCATAGGCTCTATTGAGTATGGAGAGTCGGAAATTCTTCAGATTGCTGCGGCAGTGGAGAAAACTGCATCTCATCCAATAGCAAAGGCTATTACTAACAAAGCTGAGTCTTTAGAATTGGTCCTTCCACTCACAAAAGGACAGATAGTTGAACCAGGTTTTGGAACCTTGGCAGAAATAGATGGGCGTTTGGTTGCGGTTGGGTCTCTAGAATGGGTCTGTGATCGTTTCAAGACTAGAATGAACCCGTCTGCTTTGATGAATCTTGAACGTGCTTTGATGAATCATTCATCGAGTACATCATCTTCGAAATATTCTAAAACTGTTGTCTATGTTGGACGTGAAGGAGAAGGCATCATTGGTGCTATTGCCATATCTGACATTGTGCGTGAAGATGCTGAATCTACTGTAATGAG GCTCAAGAAGAAGGGGATTAAAACGGTCCTCTTATCAGGAGACAGGGAAGAAGCAGTTGCAATAATAGCTGAGACAGTTggaattgaaaacaattttgttaAAGCATCCTTGTCTCCTCAGCAGAAATCTGCATTTATTTCATCTCTAAAAGCTGCTGGACATCGTGTTGCAATG GTAGGTGATGGGATCAATGATGCGCCCTCTTTGGCCGCAGCTGATGTTGGGATAGCTCTGCAGAATGAAGCTCAAGAGAATGCTGCCTCAGATGCAGCATCCATCATACTTTTGGGCAACAAAATTTCACAG GTTATTGATGCATTAGACCTAGCACAAGCAACAATGGCAAAAGTTTACCAAAATTTGTCTTGGGCAGTGGCTTACAATGTTATTGCCATTCCCATTGCTGCTGGTGTGTTACTTCCCCAATTTGACTTTGCTATGACACCATCACTTTCAG GAGGACTAATGGCTATGAGCTCCATCTTGGTGGTTAGCAACTCACTGCTTTTAAAGCTTCATGGGTCTCAGACCTCTGGAAAGGGAACACTGCAGTGA